In Mesorhizobium sp. 113-3-3, a genomic segment contains:
- a CDS encoding superoxide dismutase, producing MAFELPALPYDYEALQPYMSKETLEYHHDKHHKAYVDNGNKLAAEAGMGDLSVEEVVKQSFGKNAGLFNNAAQHYNHIHFWKWMKKGGGGNKLPGALQKAFDSDLGGYDKFKADFIAAGTTQFGSGWAWVSVKDGKLAISKTPNGENPLVHGASPILGVDVWEHSYYIDYRNARPKYLEAFVDSLINWDHVLELYEKAK from the coding sequence ATGGCTTTTGAATTGCCCGCTCTGCCTTACGACTATGAGGCTTTGCAGCCTTACATGTCGAAAGAGACGCTGGAGTATCACCACGACAAGCACCACAAGGCCTATGTCGACAACGGCAACAAGCTGGCCGCCGAGGCCGGAATGGGTGATCTGTCGGTCGAAGAGGTGGTCAAGCAGTCGTTCGGCAAGAATGCCGGTCTCTTCAACAATGCCGCGCAGCATTACAACCACATCCATTTCTGGAAGTGGATGAAGAAGGGCGGCGGCGGCAACAAGCTGCCGGGCGCGCTGCAGAAGGCTTTCGACAGCGATCTCGGCGGCTACGACAAGTTCAAGGCCGATTTCATCGCCGCCGGCACGACGCAGTTCGGTTCGGGCTGGGCCTGGGTTTCCGTCAAGGACGGCAAGCTGGCGATCTCGAAGACCCCGAATGGCGAAAACCCGCTCGTCCATGGCGCCTCGCCGATCCTCGGCGTCGACGTCTGGGAGCACTCCTACTACATCGACTATCGCAACGCGCGGCCGAAATATCTCGAGGCCTTCGTCGACAGCCTGATCAACTGGGATCATGTGCTGGAACTCTACGAAAAGGCGAAGTAA
- a CDS encoding LysE family translocator, translating into MIDLSTLIAYIAVVLGFVFIPGPATLLTIARATSSGTKVGIATGAGIAAGDIFHTVMAMVGISAIIATSATLFSIVKYIGAAYLVYLGIRAIIEKTPTEPSAGALAISAGKAFRQAVLTEVLNPKTALFFLAFLPQFVRPENGTVMLQLAVLGIVFVVLGLFSTVVFAVSAGRLGSFLRRNQTVMKWQGKVVGGIYCALGVRLALQQR; encoded by the coding sequence ATGATCGATCTGTCCACGTTGATTGCCTATATCGCCGTCGTGCTCGGCTTTGTCTTTATCCCGGGTCCGGCCACGCTGTTGACGATCGCCCGGGCAACGAGTTCTGGAACGAAGGTCGGGATTGCGACCGGCGCCGGGATCGCGGCCGGCGACATATTTCACACCGTCATGGCGATGGTCGGCATCTCGGCGATCATCGCCACGTCGGCGACGCTGTTCAGCATCGTAAAATATATCGGCGCGGCCTACCTCGTTTACCTTGGCATTCGCGCCATCATCGAGAAAACGCCGACCGAACCCTCGGCCGGCGCGCTCGCCATCTCCGCCGGCAAGGCGTTTCGGCAGGCCGTCCTGACCGAAGTGCTCAATCCCAAGACCGCGCTGTTTTTCCTGGCCTTCCTGCCTCAGTTCGTGCGGCCCGAAAACGGCACGGTGATGCTTCAGTTGGCCGTATTGGGCATTGTCTTCGTCGTGCTCGGTCTTTTCAGCACGGTCGTCTTTGCCGTGAGCGCCGGCCGCCTGGGCTCTTTCCTGCGCCGAAATCAGACCGTGATGAAATGGCAGGGCAAGGTTGTCGGCGGCATCTACTGCGCCCTGGGCGTCCGCCTGGCCTTGCAGCAACGCTGA
- a CDS encoding cytochrome c, with the protein MAWLKKLVGATLILGGAGAAAGWLLSAPVRLDAAALAQLGPGDATKGKRIFYAGGCSSCHAKPGSQGDARLQLVGGLQLKTQFGTFVPPNISQDPKDGIGAWSVEDLANAMLKGVSPSGQHFYPAFPYGSYARMKPSDIADLYAFLKTLPAVAGKAPDNSLAFPFNIRRGIGLWKRLYLADQPIVALADGAPDPVVAGRYLVEGPGHCGECHTPRDFAGGMKKGEWLAGAVAAEGPGVVPNITSGKGGIANWSEADIANYLETGFTPNFDSVGGAMVDVQRNMAELTAGDRAAIAAYLKAVPPHPNGYPARKPAS; encoded by the coding sequence ATGGCATGGCTGAAGAAGCTCGTCGGCGCGACCCTCATCCTGGGTGGCGCTGGCGCGGCCGCTGGTTGGCTGCTGTCGGCGCCGGTCAGGCTCGATGCCGCGGCGCTGGCGCAGCTTGGGCCGGGCGACGCGACCAAGGGCAAACGCATTTTCTATGCTGGCGGCTGCTCGTCCTGCCACGCCAAGCCGGGTTCGCAGGGCGATGCCCGGCTTCAACTGGTCGGCGGCCTCCAACTCAAGACGCAGTTTGGCACCTTTGTTCCGCCCAACATTTCGCAAGACCCCAAGGACGGCATCGGTGCGTGGTCGGTCGAGGATCTCGCCAATGCCATGCTCAAGGGTGTTTCACCATCCGGCCAGCATTTCTATCCGGCCTTCCCCTATGGCTCCTACGCCCGCATGAAGCCGTCGGATATTGCCGATCTCTATGCCTTCCTGAAGACGTTGCCCGCTGTCGCCGGCAAGGCGCCGGACAATTCGCTGGCGTTCCCGTTCAACATCAGGCGTGGCATCGGCCTGTGGAAGCGCCTTTACCTTGCCGACCAGCCTATTGTTGCCTTGGCCGATGGCGCGCCCGATCCGGTGGTGGCTGGCCGCTATCTGGTCGAGGGGCCGGGCCATTGCGGCGAGTGCCACACGCCGCGCGACTTCGCCGGCGGGATGAAGAAAGGCGAGTGGCTGGCGGGTGCCGTGGCAGCAGAAGGCCCAGGCGTCGTGCCCAACATCACATCGGGCAAGGGCGGCATCGCCAACTGGTCGGAAGCCGACATAGCCAACTACCTCGAAACCGGTTTCACACCCAATTTCGATTCCGTCGGCGGCGCGATGGTCGACGTGCAGCGCAATATGGCCGAGCTGACAGCAGGGGACCGCGCCGCGATCGCCGCCTATCTCAAGGCCGTACCGCCGCACCCCAACGGTTATCCGGCCCGCAAACCGGCAAGCTGA
- a CDS encoding S9 family peptidase yields the protein MTKTSRFPIASPPTPQKRPVFDTHHGITRTDEYAWLRADNWQEMFRDPSLLDAGIRAELEAENAYQSKLMADTSDLRKQLFKEMKGRIKEDDSSVPMKDGPYAYGSSFKLGGEQPRYFRMPRDGGSEQILLDGDLEAEGKAYFRLGGVDHSADHRKLLWAFDDKGSEFYTLRVRDLADGNELADQIPATGGSGVWDAGNDGFFYTRLDPNHRPSKVLFHALGQDPETDRLIYEETDPGFFMNVDGTRDNQWIMIGINDHETSEYRLLSASDPFAEPRLVSARETGLQYELEEGGDIFFILTNADGAKDFKIMTAPAGDPVRANWRELVPHEPGRLILSVIGFKDHMVRLERKEGLPRIVVRDRASGEEHLLSLDEEAFSLGLSGSYEYDTEIMRFSYSSMTTPAQVFDYNMRTRERVLLKTQEVPSGHDADHYVTRRLMAPAADGELVPISLLHHRDTPLDGSAPCLLYGYGSYGITVPAAFNTNCLSLVDRGFVYAIAHVRGGKDKGYGWYDDGKRAHKMNTFTDFIACARHLVAERYSAHDRMVAQGGSAGGMLMGAIANMAPDCFGGIVAEVPFVDVLTTMLDATLPLTPPEWPEWGNPIASADDYRTIAAYSPYDNVAALDYPPILALAGLTDPRVTYWEPAKWVARLRDRKSGDNPVLFKINMDSGHAGASGRFSRLEEIAYTYSFALKVTGKAQLVEETLK from the coding sequence ATGACCAAGACTTCCCGATTTCCGATCGCCAGCCCGCCGACGCCGCAGAAGCGGCCGGTCTTCGACACGCATCACGGCATCACGCGAACCGATGAATATGCCTGGCTGCGGGCCGACAACTGGCAGGAGATGTTTCGGGATCCCTCCTTGCTCGATGCGGGCATCCGCGCCGAACTCGAAGCCGAGAATGCCTATCAGTCGAAGCTGATGGCCGACACATCGGACCTGCGGAAGCAGCTTTTCAAGGAGATGAAGGGCCGCATCAAGGAAGACGATTCCTCGGTTCCGATGAAGGACGGGCCTTACGCCTATGGGTCTTCCTTCAAGCTCGGCGGCGAGCAGCCACGCTATTTCCGCATGCCGCGCGACGGCGGAAGCGAGCAGATCCTGCTCGACGGCGACCTCGAGGCGGAAGGCAAGGCCTATTTCCGGCTCGGCGGCGTCGACCATTCGGCCGATCACCGCAAGCTGTTGTGGGCCTTCGACGACAAGGGCTCCGAGTTCTACACGCTGCGCGTTCGCGACCTTGCCGATGGCAATGAACTCGCGGACCAGATTCCCGCCACAGGCGGCTCGGGCGTGTGGGACGCAGGCAATGACGGGTTTTTCTACACGCGTCTCGACCCCAATCACCGGCCCTCGAAGGTGCTGTTCCACGCGCTTGGACAGGACCCTGAGACCGACCGCCTGATCTATGAGGAAACCGATCCCGGCTTCTTCATGAATGTCGACGGCACCCGCGACAACCAATGGATCATGATCGGCATCAACGATCACGAGACCTCGGAATATCGCCTGTTGAGCGCCAGCGATCCGTTTGCCGAACCCAGGCTGGTTTCAGCACGCGAGACCGGCCTTCAATATGAGCTGGAGGAAGGCGGCGACATCTTCTTCATCCTGACCAATGCGGACGGCGCCAAGGACTTCAAGATCATGACGGCGCCGGCAGGCGATCCGGTCCGCGCCAACTGGCGGGAACTGGTGCCGCATGAACCGGGCCGGCTGATCCTGTCGGTGATCGGCTTCAAGGACCATATGGTCCGGCTTGAGCGCAAGGAGGGCCTGCCGCGCATCGTCGTGCGCGACCGCGCCAGCGGCGAAGAGCATCTCCTGTCTCTCGATGAGGAGGCTTTTTCGCTCGGCCTGTCGGGCTCCTATGAATACGACACCGAGATCATGCGCTTTTCCTATTCGTCGATGACGACGCCGGCGCAGGTGTTCGACTACAATATGCGCACCCGCGAGCGGGTCTTGCTCAAGACCCAGGAGGTGCCATCCGGTCATGATGCGGACCACTATGTCACCAGACGACTGATGGCGCCCGCCGCCGATGGCGAACTGGTGCCGATCTCGCTTCTGCATCATCGCGACACGCCGCTCGATGGATCGGCACCTTGCCTGCTTTACGGCTACGGCTCCTACGGCATCACCGTGCCGGCGGCCTTCAACACCAACTGCCTGTCGCTGGTCGACCGCGGCTTCGTCTACGCCATCGCCCATGTCCGCGGTGGCAAGGACAAGGGCTACGGCTGGTACGATGACGGCAAGCGGGCGCACAAGATGAACACCTTCACGGATTTCATCGCCTGCGCGCGCCATCTCGTTGCCGAGCGTTATTCCGCGCATGACCGCATGGTCGCGCAAGGCGGTTCGGCCGGCGGCATGCTGATGGGCGCCATTGCCAACATGGCGCCGGACTGCTTTGGCGGCATCGTCGCCGAGGTTCCCTTCGTCGACGTGCTCACCACCATGCTCGACGCGACCCTGCCGCTGACGCCGCCGGAATGGCCGGAATGGGGCAATCCGATCGCGTCGGCCGACGACTACCGGACCATCGCAGCCTACTCGCCCTACGATAATGTCGCGGCCCTCGACTATCCGCCGATCCTGGCGCTCGCTGGTCTCACCGATCCGCGCGTCACCTATTGGGAACCGGCCAAATGGGTGGCGCGCTTGCGCGACCGCAAGAGCGGTGACAATCCGGTGCTGTTCAAGATCAACATGGATTCCGGCCATGCCGGCGCGTCTGGCCGGTTCTCACGCCTGGAAGAGATCGCTTATACTTATTCCTTCGCGCTGAAGGTGACGGGAAAGGCGCAGCTTGTCGAGGAGACCCTTAAATGA
- a CDS encoding c-type cytochrome — translation MRKLVIAISMLAFAGSAAFADPVLDRQALMKERGKIVGGLAKVAKGEDSFDAAAVLTQLQALQANAEKFDVDTLFPKGSDAGDTTAGPKIWEDTAGFKAAEDKYLANVKAAVAAAPADVDALKAQVGAIGSDCGTCHQGYRIKKS, via the coding sequence ATGAGAAAGCTTGTCATCGCCATCTCAATGCTCGCCTTCGCCGGTTCGGCGGCCTTTGCCGATCCGGTCCTCGACCGGCAGGCTCTGATGAAGGAGCGTGGAAAGATCGTCGGCGGTTTGGCGAAGGTCGCCAAGGGCGAGGACTCCTTTGATGCCGCTGCCGTGCTGACGCAGTTGCAGGCGCTGCAGGCGAATGCTGAAAAGTTCGATGTCGATACCTTGTTCCCGAAAGGCAGCGATGCCGGCGACACCACGGCGGGGCCGAAAATCTGGGAAGACACGGCCGGCTTCAAGGCCGCCGAGGACAAGTATCTGGCCAACGTTAAGGCCGCCGTCGCGGCGGCTCCCGCTGATGTCGACGCGCTGAAGGCGCAGGTCGGCGCCATCGGTTCGGACTGCGGCACCTGCCATCAGGGCTACAGGATCAAGAAAAGCTGA
- a CDS encoding SET domain-containing protein, whose protein sequence is MLLVDVYLDKSPIQGIGVFAKHHIPKGALIWKLDPRFDRIIDVETYEGETGPVKSYLDRYSYPDRRDPAYIVFEADDARYMNHDDEPNCDVSSPEETFALRDIAPGEELTCNYNHFFETGFDFLGDRHL, encoded by the coding sequence ATGCTGCTCGTCGACGTCTATCTCGACAAATCGCCGATCCAGGGCATCGGCGTCTTTGCCAAGCACCACATCCCCAAGGGTGCGCTGATCTGGAAGCTCGACCCCCGCTTCGACCGGATCATCGACGTCGAGACCTATGAGGGCGAAACCGGGCCGGTGAAAAGCTATCTTGACCGCTATTCCTACCCGGACCGGCGCGATCCGGCCTACATCGTCTTCGAAGCCGACGACGCCCGCTACATGAACCATGACGACGAGCCGAATTGCGATGTCTCCTCGCCCGAGGAAACCTTTGCGCTGCGCGACATCGCACCCGGGGAAGAACTGACCTGCAACTACAATCATTTCTTCGAGACGGGCTTCGACTTCCTCGGCGACCGGCACCTCTAG